The proteins below come from a single Salinilacihabitans rarus genomic window:
- a CDS encoding CPBP family intramembrane glutamic endopeptidase, which translates to MEKTVGRTIGNTNVQLSNPWIFFAITFAFTWAFWIPAIVFDLAFDTALGLLFLLLGLLGPGITGVALVKLLYTESAQKDFRDRVTNIRRIGIQWYLAVFLYAPILFAIAAGIDMLLGGTGYFVADWVSQLTSNPAAFLPTLLFSTLPPVLEELGWRGYALDQLQRTRTALAAGLVLGVFWAAWHLPLFLIEGTNQHDAVGFLTIDFWLFMIGVVALSVAFTWIHNGTGGSILASILLHSWTNFTLQTFEGTLRTDIVFYAGTLWAFVALVAMIYGVKTLARGDDLPHPTLRTQPTATSGDSRDP; encoded by the coding sequence ATGGAAAAAACCGTTGGACGCACGATCGGGAACACTAACGTTCAATTGTCGAATCCCTGGATATTCTTCGCAATTACGTTTGCTTTCACGTGGGCGTTCTGGATCCCAGCGATCGTCTTCGATCTTGCGTTCGATACTGCTCTCGGACTCTTGTTCCTCCTCCTGGGGCTCCTCGGACCGGGCATCACTGGTGTTGCACTCGTGAAGTTGCTGTATACCGAAAGCGCCCAGAAGGACTTCCGGGACCGTGTCACGAATATCCGCCGGATCGGCATTCAGTGGTATCTTGCCGTCTTCTTATACGCGCCGATACTGTTCGCTATCGCAGCAGGTATCGATATGCTGTTGGGCGGCACCGGCTACTTCGTGGCTGATTGGGTATCACAGCTAACGTCTAATCCAGCTGCGTTCCTCCCGACACTGCTTTTTTCGACACTCCCACCGGTTCTCGAAGAGTTAGGCTGGCGTGGTTATGCACTGGACCAACTCCAACGAACACGGACCGCGTTAGCTGCCGGGCTGGTTCTGGGCGTCTTCTGGGCTGCCTGGCACCTCCCACTCTTTCTCATTGAAGGGACAAACCAGCACGACGCTGTTGGATTCCTGACGATTGACTTCTGGTTGTTCATGATCGGCGTCGTCGCACTCTCCGTCGCATTCACCTGGATACACAACGGTACTGGAGGGAGTATCCTTGCAAGCATCCTGCTACACTCCTGGACTAACTTCACCCTGCAGACCTTTGAGGGGACACTTCGCACGGATATCGTATTTTACGCCGGTACCCTGTGGGCCTTCGTCGCACTCGTTGCAATGATCTACGGTGTGAAAACCCTGGCAAGAGGGGATGACCTCCCACATCCGACCCTTAGAACACAGCCGACCGCCACGTCAGGCGACAGTCGGGATCCGTAG
- a CDS encoding SulP family inorganic anion transporter, producing MLEWLPRYDASWLRLDVVAGITVAASVIPEGLAYASLANLPPETGLYAGLLAVVAYLFFGTSRQVIVGPTSALAILLASGVGAVAGGNAASYASLVTVTTVLVGLFAVVAWAFRLGFLVQFISGSVLTGFSAGAALYIMSTQVNKLLGIESTTPDAFVWQTFFGRIWYAGTHLAETNPETLAVGGGGIVLLVLGERYLPRAPNALVVVLSIVLMSVTDLQARGVAIVGSIPSGLPSLTVPAIPSVSTLGSLVPVAAALFLLSYVEGISTVETFARRHDYRTDANQELLADGVANLAAGLGGGFAVGGSMSRSALNDAVGGKTQLTNAVVALALVVVLLFLTAAFTNLPETILAAIVIVAVTGLIDTSALRQLYRVSTSEFAIAMSALLGVLAVGMLWGIFVGVVLSLLVAISRVSRPSTHELGRVAGTEHFVALDLYPAAKTATDVFVYRVEAELFYANAERVRTDLLDRLAERDTDVEVVVFDLTSSPTIDFGAAQMLETLQQKLESRGIDLRFAEADAEIVRMLETTGVAASAGGVKPEESVHDVIDRWRAER from the coding sequence GTGCTGGAGTGGCTTCCGCGGTACGACGCGTCGTGGCTCCGTCTGGACGTCGTCGCGGGAATCACCGTCGCGGCGTCGGTCATTCCCGAAGGGTTGGCGTACGCGTCGCTGGCGAACTTGCCACCGGAGACCGGCCTGTACGCCGGGTTGCTGGCCGTCGTCGCCTACCTTTTCTTCGGCACCTCCCGGCAGGTCATCGTGGGGCCGACCTCGGCGCTGGCGATTCTGCTCGCGAGCGGTGTCGGAGCCGTCGCTGGCGGCAACGCCGCCTCGTACGCGTCGCTCGTTACCGTGACGACGGTCCTCGTCGGTCTCTTCGCAGTTGTCGCGTGGGCGTTCCGGTTGGGGTTTCTCGTCCAGTTCATCTCCGGATCGGTGCTCACGGGGTTTTCCGCCGGGGCGGCGCTGTATATAATGTCGACACAGGTGAACAAACTGCTCGGCATCGAGAGCACCACGCCGGACGCCTTCGTTTGGCAGACGTTCTTCGGGCGGATCTGGTACGCCGGGACCCATCTCGCCGAGACGAACCCCGAGACGCTGGCCGTCGGCGGTGGTGGCATCGTGTTGCTCGTCCTCGGGGAACGGTACCTGCCGCGCGCTCCGAACGCGCTCGTCGTCGTCCTCTCGATCGTGCTCATGTCGGTGACGGATCTGCAGGCCCGCGGTGTCGCCATCGTCGGGTCGATTCCGAGCGGGCTCCCGTCGCTTACGGTTCCGGCGATTCCCAGCGTCTCGACGCTCGGTTCTCTCGTCCCCGTCGCCGCCGCGTTGTTCCTCCTTTCCTACGTCGAAGGGATCAGCACCGTCGAGACGTTTGCCAGACGCCACGACTACCGGACCGATGCGAATCAGGAGTTGCTGGCCGACGGCGTCGCCAACCTCGCCGCCGGCCTCGGTGGCGGGTTCGCCGTCGGTGGGAGCATGTCTCGGTCGGCGCTCAACGACGCCGTCGGCGGCAAGACACAGCTCACGAACGCCGTCGTCGCTCTCGCGCTCGTCGTCGTCTTGCTCTTTCTCACCGCCGCGTTCACGAACCTCCCGGAGACGATCCTCGCAGCCATCGTTATCGTCGCCGTCACGGGCCTGATCGACACGAGCGCACTCCGTCAGCTGTACCGCGTGAGCACGAGCGAGTTTGCTATCGCGATGTCGGCCTTACTCGGGGTGCTCGCGGTCGGGATGCTCTGGGGGATCTTCGTCGGCGTCGTCCTCTCGTTGCTGGTCGCGATTTCCCGGGTGAGTCGTCCATCGACACACGAACTCGGCCGGGTCGCTGGGACGGAGCATTTCGTCGCTCTCGATCTGTATCCGGCGGCGAAGACCGCCACGGACGTGTTCGTCTACCGCGTCGAAGCCGAACTGTTCTACGCGAACGCAGAGAGGGTTCGGACCGACCTCCTCGACCGGCTTGCGGAACGCGACACCGACGTCGAAGTCGTCGTCTTCGACCTCACGTCGTCGCCGACGATCGACTTCGGGGCCGCACAGATGCTGGAAACGCTCCAGCAGAAACTCGAGTCGCGTGGAATCGACCTCCGTTTTGCGGAGGCGGACGCCGAGATCGTACGGATGTTGGAAACGACGGGAGTGGCGGCGAGCGCCGGCGGCGTGAAACCCGAGGAATCGGTCCACGACGTCATCGACCGCTGGAGGGCGGAACGATAG
- a CDS encoding carboxymuconolactone decarboxylase family protein: MGSPKQAVADKKSAVTSFAGDAESIKSFMGFVQNAESDGALDVKTKELLSLSIGVALRCEDCILWHLDAALEAGASEDEIVETLAVAVVMGGGPALMYATEAHEALRAFADE, encoded by the coding sequence ATGGGATCACCGAAACAAGCAGTTGCGGACAAGAAATCGGCAGTTACCTCCTTCGCGGGGGACGCTGAATCGATCAAGTCGTTCATGGGGTTCGTCCAGAACGCCGAGAGCGACGGAGCGCTAGACGTCAAGACGAAAGAGCTGCTGTCGCTGTCGATCGGGGTCGCGCTCAGGTGTGAAGACTGCATCCTCTGGCACCTAGACGCAGCGCTGGAAGCGGGTGCCAGCGAGGACGAAATCGTCGAGACACTGGCGGTCGCCGTCGTCATGGGCGGCGGACCGGCACTCATGTACGCCACCGAAGCCCACGAGGCGCTGCGGGCGTTCGCTGACGAATAA
- a CDS encoding tRNA uridine(34) 5-carboxymethylaminomethyl modification radical SAM/GNAT enzyme Elp3 encodes MSTETPDGSEAEAFEAVCETLVERILAGEVDADDVEKAKLEACSEYSAPKVPKNSELLDYAPEEHREELESVLRRKPVRTASGVSPVAIMTSPERCPHGKCLYCPGGPDSEFSSSQSYTGEEPAAARGVQNDYDPYGQVTLRLHQLREIGHPVDKVELILMGGTMTARSHDYQEWFVKRALEAMNDYDVDAEPRPAEGKSFAQAPEEYEWKYLEDVVAENETADVRNIGTTFETKPDWCDPEQVDRMLDLGGTKVEVGVQTTYERINREMHRGHGVAASMDANRRLRDAAFKVGFHMMPGQPGMSEEMCLEDFRRLFEREEWKPDYLKIYPTLVVRGTATYDWWHRDEYEPLTNEEAADLVAEIKDMIPRYTRLQRVQRDIPADFIDAGVWKSNLRQLARKRMDEHGWECECIRCREVGMNDEDPETVELDVLEYEACGGTEHFISFEDFEQDLLIGFCRLRFPNDPVRPELENAALVRELHVYGSEVAMGDEGDDDSHQHRGYGRRLMERAEDLAVDAGYDKLSVISGIGAREYYREKLGYHQNGPYVSKRL; translated from the coding sequence GTGAGTACCGAGACGCCGGACGGGAGCGAGGCCGAGGCGTTCGAGGCCGTCTGCGAGACGCTCGTCGAGCGCATCCTCGCGGGCGAGGTCGACGCCGACGACGTCGAGAAGGCCAAGTTAGAGGCCTGTTCGGAGTACTCGGCGCCGAAGGTGCCGAAGAACTCCGAACTGCTCGACTACGCCCCCGAGGAGCACCGCGAGGAACTCGAATCGGTGCTGCGGCGCAAGCCCGTCCGTACCGCGTCGGGCGTCTCGCCGGTGGCGATCATGACCTCGCCCGAGCGGTGTCCCCACGGCAAGTGCCTCTACTGCCCCGGCGGCCCCGACTCGGAGTTTTCCTCCTCGCAGAGCTACACCGGCGAGGAGCCCGCCGCCGCCCGCGGCGTCCAGAACGATTACGATCCGTACGGACAGGTAACCCTGCGACTGCACCAGCTTCGCGAGATCGGTCACCCCGTCGACAAGGTCGAACTCATCCTCATGGGCGGGACGATGACCGCCCGCAGCCACGACTACCAGGAGTGGTTCGTCAAGCGCGCGCTGGAGGCGATGAACGACTACGACGTCGACGCCGAACCCCGGCCCGCCGAAGGGAAGAGCTTCGCGCAGGCTCCGGAGGAGTACGAGTGGAAGTACCTCGAGGACGTCGTCGCCGAGAACGAGACCGCGGACGTCCGCAACATCGGGACCACCTTCGAGACCAAACCCGACTGGTGTGACCCCGAGCAGGTAGACCGGATGCTCGACCTCGGGGGCACCAAAGTCGAGGTCGGGGTCCAGACCACCTACGAGCGGATCAACCGGGAGATGCACCGCGGCCACGGCGTCGCCGCGTCGATGGACGCCAACCGCCGCCTGCGCGACGCCGCGTTCAAGGTCGGCTTCCACATGATGCCCGGCCAGCCCGGCATGTCCGAGGAGATGTGTCTCGAAGACTTCCGGCGGCTCTTCGAGCGCGAGGAGTGGAAGCCCGACTACCTCAAGATCTACCCGACGCTCGTCGTCCGCGGCACCGCGACCTACGACTGGTGGCACCGCGACGAGTACGAGCCGCTGACCAACGAGGAGGCCGCGGACCTCGTCGCCGAGATCAAGGACATGATCCCGCGTTACACGCGCCTCCAGCGCGTCCAGCGGGACATCCCCGCGGACTTCATCGACGCCGGCGTCTGGAAGTCCAACCTCCGGCAACTCGCCCGAAAGCGCATGGACGAGCACGGCTGGGAGTGTGAGTGCATCCGCTGTCGCGAGGTCGGGATGAACGACGAGGACCCCGAGACCGTCGAACTCGACGTTCTGGAGTACGAGGCCTGCGGCGGCACGGAACACTTCATCTCGTTCGAGGACTTCGAGCAGGACCTCCTGATCGGCTTCTGTCGGCTCCGGTTCCCGAACGACCCCGTGCGTCCGGAACTCGAAAACGCCGCGCTCGTGCGCGAACTGCACGTCTACGGCTCGGAGGTGGCGATGGGCGACGAGGGCGACGACGACAGCCACCAGCACAGGGGCTACGGCCGCCGGCTGATGGAGCGCGCCGAGGACCTCGCCGTCGACGCCGGCTACGACAAGTTGAGCGTCATCTCCGGCATCGGCGCCCGGGAGTACTACCGCGAGAAGCTTGGCTACCACCAGAACGGGCCGTACGTGAGCAAGCGCCTGTAG
- the mbhE gene encoding hydrogen gas-evolving membrane-bound hydrogenase subunit E encodes MSPESAVVFVAVALPFAAAAATPVFFRALGTRTGYAGAVVALSCFGLLTTQHGAEGVVSIPWIPSLDVALRFYVDGWALLFALLASGIGVLVFVYSAAYLHEEEGLVRYYATLSAFMGSILGVALAADLIAIFLFWELTSLCSFVLIGYHTDDPTSQYAARMSMFVTVGGGLFLLVGFLLLAFVAGGVVDGSAFDLAAMLAESDAVRAALREAGLFEVVLLLIGVGAATKSAQVPLHFWLPNAMAAPTPVSAFLHSATMVKVGVYVVGRLRPLLLGEEWMLLFATLGLVTMTVGAVLAVGATDVKELLAYSTASHLGLMIAGFGFTEAVGAEAGAFHLFNHALFKAALFLVAGIVAYEAETRRIADIGGLGRALPITAAVTAVTALSMAGIPPFSGFYSKELLFEATVEAAHELGAVGWLYPAAATFASVFTVLYSLRFLALFFGPPRTDLEYVHRPAVAMLLPPAILAALTLVVSVAPGVAVDAIVAAAADATAVEAHAIHVGLPTEFSPAVGMSAVAIGGGVLAFPFYGRIHRGVRAIPEAVPQVSANWWYDALVVDGLRDAGTTLDARVHNGLLRTYATWTLAGTCTLALAGYLATRAVPVTLGLEAPPAIALVLLVAVVGAVAVARAPSHVAGVLTLSILGFMIAIFYILASAPDLALTQLVVETLVLLIFLLVIEEIPEYYEVDLDHFGRDAALSLLVGATAFLTVLLTTDARPPGPSELASYYTENAVPKGGGTNIVNVILVDFRGFDTLGEVTVVSMAAVSVITLIVMRSRGESG; translated from the coding sequence ATGTCCCCCGAGTCGGCGGTCGTGTTCGTAGCCGTTGCGTTGCCGTTCGCGGCGGCGGCCGCGACGCCGGTGTTCTTTCGCGCCCTCGGGACTCGAACCGGGTACGCCGGCGCCGTCGTCGCGTTGTCGTGTTTCGGATTGCTAACTACCCAGCACGGGGCCGAAGGCGTCGTCTCGATCCCGTGGATCCCCTCGCTCGACGTCGCGCTCCGCTTTTACGTCGACGGCTGGGCGCTGCTGTTCGCGCTGCTAGCGAGTGGCATCGGGGTCCTCGTGTTCGTCTACTCGGCCGCGTACCTCCACGAGGAGGAAGGGCTCGTCCGCTACTACGCGACGCTCTCGGCGTTTATGGGCTCGATCCTCGGCGTGGCGCTCGCGGCCGACCTGATCGCGATCTTCCTGTTCTGGGAGCTGACCAGCCTCTGTTCGTTCGTGCTGATCGGCTACCACACCGACGACCCGACCTCGCAGTACGCCGCCCGGATGTCGATGTTCGTCACCGTCGGCGGCGGCCTGTTCCTGCTCGTCGGCTTTCTGTTGCTCGCGTTCGTCGCCGGCGGCGTCGTCGACGGCTCGGCGTTCGACCTCGCGGCCATGCTCGCCGAGTCCGACGCGGTGCGGGCGGCCCTGCGCGAGGCGGGGCTGTTCGAGGTCGTCTTGCTTCTGATCGGCGTCGGCGCGGCGACGAAGTCCGCGCAGGTTCCGCTGCACTTCTGGCTGCCGAACGCGATGGCGGCGCCGACGCCCGTCTCCGCGTTCCTCCACTCGGCGACGATGGTGAAAGTCGGGGTCTACGTCGTCGGGCGCCTCCGGCCGCTGTTGCTCGGCGAGGAGTGGATGCTGCTGTTCGCGACGCTCGGCCTGGTGACGATGACCGTCGGCGCGGTCCTCGCGGTCGGGGCGACCGACGTGAAGGAACTGCTGGCGTACTCGACGGCGAGTCACCTCGGGTTGATGATCGCCGGCTTCGGCTTCACCGAGGCCGTCGGCGCCGAGGCCGGCGCGTTCCACCTGTTCAACCACGCGCTGTTCAAGGCGGCGCTCTTCCTCGTCGCGGGCATCGTCGCCTACGAGGCGGAGACCCGACGGATCGCTGATATCGGCGGCCTCGGCCGGGCGCTCCCGATCACCGCCGCCGTGACGGCCGTCACCGCGCTCAGCATGGCCGGCATCCCGCCGTTCAGCGGCTTCTACTCGAAGGAACTGCTGTTCGAGGCGACCGTCGAGGCGGCCCACGAACTCGGAGCCGTCGGCTGGCTCTACCCGGCGGCCGCCACCTTCGCGAGCGTGTTCACCGTCCTCTACTCGCTTCGCTTCCTCGCGTTGTTCTTCGGGCCCCCGCGGACGGACCTCGAATACGTCCACCGGCCGGCGGTGGCGATGCTCCTCCCGCCGGCGATCCTCGCGGCGCTCACGCTCGTCGTCAGCGTCGCGCCCGGGGTCGCCGTCGACGCCATCGTCGCCGCGGCGGCCGACGCGACGGCCGTCGAGGCCCACGCGATCCACGTCGGCCTCCCGACCGAGTTCTCCCCCGCGGTCGGGATGAGTGCCGTCGCGATCGGCGGCGGCGTCCTCGCGTTCCCGTTCTACGGCCGCATCCACCGCGGCGTGCGGGCGATCCCGGAGGCCGTCCCGCAGGTCTCGGCGAACTGGTGGTACGACGCCCTCGTCGTCGACGGCCTCCGCGACGCCGGGACGACCCTCGACGCGCGCGTCCACAACGGCCTGCTCCGGACGTACGCCACGTGGACGCTCGCCGGGACGTGCACGCTCGCGCTCGCGGGCTACCTCGCGACGCGGGCCGTCCCGGTGACGCTGGGCCTCGAGGCGCCGCCGGCGATCGCGCTCGTCCTGCTGGTCGCGGTCGTCGGCGCGGTCGCGGTGGCGCGTGCCCCCTCGCACGTCGCCGGCGTGCTCACCCTCTCGATCCTCGGATTCATGATCGCCATCTTCTACATTCTCGCCAGCGCGCCCGACCTCGCGTTGACCCAGCTGGTCGTCGAGACGCTGGTGTTGCTGATCTTCCTGCTGGTCATCGAAGAGATCCCCGAGTACTACGAGGTCGACCTCGATCACTTCGGCCGCGACGCGGCGCTCTCGCTGCTCGTCGGCGCGACCGCCTTCCTCACCGTCCTCCTGACGACCGACGCGCGTCCGCCGGGGCCGTCGGAACTCGCGAGCTACTACACCGAGAACGCCGTCCCGAAGGGCGGCGGGACGAACATCGTCAACGTGATCCTCGTCGACTTCCGTGGGTTCGACACGCTCGGCGAAGTGACCGTCGTCTCGATGGCCGCCGTCTCGGTCATCACGCTGATCGTCATGCGCTCCCGAGGTGAATCCGGATGA
- a CDS encoding MnhB domain-containing protein, translated as MSTVILRTTARATVPIIMVVAISLFLEGHNLPGGGFIGGVLTTTAFAVLYVAFGLDFLERGVLGRDIDAEPARSRDRIVVAYRRVFTLGLAIAVGSGLVPILFGLPFLTQSHTTIEGVPLYHHVEVASALAFDFGVFCVVVGGLLTVLSVVGAE; from the coding sequence GTGAGCACGGTCATCCTGCGGACGACCGCGCGGGCGACCGTGCCGATCATCATGGTCGTCGCCATCTCGCTGTTCCTCGAGGGGCACAACCTCCCGGGGGGCGGGTTCATCGGCGGCGTCCTCACGACGACCGCGTTCGCCGTCCTCTACGTGGCGTTCGGTCTGGACTTTCTCGAACGCGGCGTGCTGGGCCGGGACATCGACGCGGAACCGGCGCGCTCGCGCGACCGGATCGTCGTCGCCTACCGCCGGGTGTTCACGCTCGGCCTCGCGATCGCCGTCGGGAGCGGCCTCGTGCCGATCCTCTTCGGCCTCCCGTTCCTGACGCAGTCGCACACGACGATCGAGGGCGTGCCGCTGTACCACCACGTCGAGGTCGCCAGCGCGCTCGCGTTCGACTTCGGCGTCTTCTGTGTCGTCGTCGGCGGCCTCCTGACCGTCCTCTCGGTGGTGGGTGCCGAATGA
- a CDS encoding sodium:proton antiporter — MTAFILAVVIGALFALGTFLVMRRDLVRVVWGLSIVSQAANVYLLAVGGVERGTFESVPVLAGHGEAAPETADPVVQALVLTAIVIGFGMTAFALVLSYRVYQEHGTLDVTKLGDRQ, encoded by the coding sequence ATGACGGCGTTCATCCTCGCGGTCGTCATCGGCGCGCTGTTCGCGCTCGGGACGTTCCTCGTCATGCGGCGGGACCTCGTCCGGGTCGTCTGGGGGCTCTCGATCGTCAGTCAGGCCGCGAACGTCTACCTGCTGGCGGTCGGCGGCGTCGAGCGCGGCACGTTCGAGTCGGTACCGGTACTCGCCGGCCACGGCGAGGCCGCCCCCGAGACGGCCGACCCGGTGGTGCAGGCGCTCGTGCTCACCGCCATCGTCATCGGCTTCGGGATGACCGCGTTCGCGCTCGTGTTGAGCTACCGGGTGTACCAGGAACACGGCACCCTCGACGTCACCAAACTGGGTGATCGGCAGTGA
- a CDS encoding complex I subunit 5 family protein yields the protein MLVVLVAAVATLSLRGRPRARTAVSLAGGLGYVLAVAAIDWYVVLAPDAPGIATYQVGAHPAPFGITLVADGLSAFMLSMAAVVALASLVFSARFLPRYDRRTFYFPLFHFLLLGITGAFLTGDLFNLFVWFEVMLMASYVFVAFYGGARHTRAAFWYVALNLVASAIFLLGVGGLYATTGTLNMADLSMRLTDPAGYGIDPGPVVGLVGLLLSVFAIKAGLVPFQFWIPGAYSAAPPPIAAMLAGATKKVGIYAIVRLSFTVLAGADVPVDLGIVAGDSPLAFVGPLLFVLGAASVLVGGVGAVGRDSIEGVLAYSSIGQVGFIVIPVAVAATASSPDLRRIAVLAALVYALNHALAKGLLFLSVGAVRDAAGTSRFEDLGGFAGRAPALSIAFFVGALALVGIPPLSGFFGKFLVFDAVVRAGSAPTLAVLLGGSLLTIAYTTRAWNGCFWGPAPDVVENATVDPVEVAVLVALAALVVGVGVGFDPVYRFADVAATAALDAEGYVEAVAPGGEIA from the coding sequence ATGCTGGTCGTCCTCGTCGCCGCGGTGGCGACGCTCTCGCTGCGGGGTCGCCCCCGCGCGAGGACCGCCGTGAGCCTCGCGGGCGGCCTCGGCTACGTCCTCGCGGTGGCCGCCATCGACTGGTACGTCGTCCTCGCGCCGGACGCGCCGGGGATCGCGACCTACCAGGTCGGCGCCCACCCGGCGCCGTTCGGCATCACGCTCGTCGCCGACGGCCTGTCGGCGTTCATGCTGTCGATGGCGGCCGTCGTCGCGCTCGCGTCGCTGGTCTTCTCGGCCCGGTTCCTCCCGCGGTACGACCGGCGGACGTTCTACTTCCCGCTGTTTCACTTCCTCCTGCTGGGGATCACCGGCGCCTTTCTCACCGGCGACCTGTTCAACCTGTTCGTCTGGTTCGAGGTGATGCTGATGGCGAGTTACGTCTTCGTCGCGTTCTACGGCGGCGCCCGCCACACCCGCGCGGCGTTCTGGTACGTCGCGCTCAACCTCGTCGCAAGCGCCATCTTCCTCCTCGGCGTGGGCGGCCTCTACGCGACGACCGGGACGCTGAACATGGCGGACCTGTCGATGCGACTGACTGACCCGGCGGGCTACGGGATCGACCCCGGCCCGGTCGTCGGCCTCGTCGGCCTGCTGCTGTCGGTGTTCGCGATCAAGGCCGGCCTCGTCCCCTTCCAGTTCTGGATCCCCGGCGCCTACAGTGCGGCGCCGCCGCCGATCGCCGCCATGCTCGCCGGCGCGACGAAGAAGGTCGGCATCTACGCCATCGTCCGCCTCTCGTTTACCGTCCTCGCCGGGGCGGACGTTCCCGTCGACCTCGGGATCGTCGCCGGCGACTCCCCGCTCGCGTTCGTCGGCCCCCTCCTGTTCGTCCTCGGGGCCGCCAGCGTCCTCGTCGGCGGCGTCGGCGCGGTCGGGCGCGACTCCATCGAGGGCGTCCTCGCGTACTCCAGCATCGGACAGGTCGGGTTCATCGTGATCCCGGTCGCCGTCGCGGCGACCGCGTCGAGTCCCGACCTGCGCCGGATCGCGGTCCTCGCCGCGCTCGTCTACGCGCTCAACCACGCGCTGGCGAAGGGGTTGCTGTTCCTCTCGGTCGGCGCGGTCAGGGACGCCGCCGGGACGAGTCGCTTCGAGGACCTCGGCGGGTTCGCCGGCCGCGCGCCGGCGCTCTCGATCGCCTTCTTCGTCGGCGCGCTCGCGCTCGTCGGCATCCCGCCGCTGTCGGGCTTTTTCGGCAAGTTCCTCGTCTTCGACGCGGTGGTCCGGGCGGGCTCGGCCCCGACCCTCGCGGTCCTGCTCGGCGGCTCCCTGCTGACGATCGCGTACACGACGCGGGCCTGGAACGGCTGTTTCTGGGGCCCCGCGCCGGACGTCGTCGAGAACGCGACCGTCGACCCGGTCGAGGTGGCCGTGCTCGTCGCGCTCGCGGCGCTCGTCGTCGGCGTCGGCGTCGGCTTCGACCCGGTCTACCGGTTCGCCGACGTCGCGGCTACGGCCGCCCTCGACGCCGAGGGGTACGTCGAGGCCGTCGCTCCCGGAGGTGAGATCGCGTGA
- a CDS encoding Na+/H+ antiporter subunit E, with product MTVRSWPVVGLTYGVIWLFVRGSDLAPDALAGQLLLGVAVGLPVAFVFRRLYVDRVDPARWVGVLPAVARYFATFTSELVRANVDVAYRVLSPGMPIKPEVILIPLRVETAAAVTVIANSITITPGTLTLDHDDEANALYVHVIDGSHPDEIVEPIRRWEDYALEIFDEEASPDEPAPGIIVSGGEVWSGGDDDGD from the coding sequence GTGACGGTGCGCTCGTGGCCCGTCGTCGGCCTCACGTACGGGGTGATCTGGCTGTTCGTCCGCGGCTCCGACCTCGCGCCGGACGCGCTGGCCGGGCAGTTGCTCCTCGGCGTCGCCGTCGGCCTGCCCGTCGCGTTCGTCTTCCGGCGCCTCTACGTCGACCGGGTCGATCCCGCCCGCTGGGTCGGCGTGTTGCCGGCCGTCGCCCGCTACTTCGCGACGTTTACGTCCGAACTCGTCCGCGCGAACGTCGACGTCGCCTACCGGGTGCTCTCGCCCGGAATGCCGATCAAACCCGAGGTGATCCTGATTCCGCTACGCGTCGAGACCGCCGCCGCGGTCACCGTCATCGCGAACAGCATCACGATCACGCCGGGGACGCTCACCCTCGATCACGACGACGAGGCGAACGCGCTCTACGTCCACGTGATCGACGGGAGCCACCCCGACGAGATCGTCGAACCGATCCGGCGCTGGGAGGACTACGCCCTCGAAATCTTCGACGAGGAGGCCTCGCCCGACGAACCCGCGCCCGGGATCATCGTCAGCGGCGGCGAGGTCTGGTCCGGAGGTGACGACGATGGTGACTGA
- a CDS encoding monovalent cation/H+ antiporter complex subunit F — protein MVTEADPAFFTIAIDAALVLVSGLCVLCSYRVIRGPTTPDRVVALDAIATNVVAIAVLFALRTGRGLFVTVSLVLAIIGFVATVAVAKFVDAGEVIE, from the coding sequence ATGGTGACTGAGGCCGATCCGGCGTTCTTCACGATCGCGATCGACGCGGCGCTGGTGCTCGTCAGCGGCCTGTGCGTGCTCTGTAGCTACCGGGTCATCCGGGGACCGACGACCCCCGACCGCGTCGTCGCCCTCGACGCCATCGCGACGAACGTCGTCGCCATCGCGGTCCTGTTCGCGCTCCGGACCGGCCGCGGCCTGTTCGTCACCGTGAGCCTCGTGCTGGCGATCATCGGCTTCGTCGCGACGGTCGCCGTCGCGAAGTTCGTCGACGCCGGGGAGGTGATCGAGTGA
- the mnhG gene encoding monovalent cation/H(+) antiporter subunit G, which produces MRAALVVVLVVVGCFFLTVGTVGLLRFPNVYNRMHATSKPTTLGTAAIFLAGFVGFGPGGDGLTSLVGIAFLFLTVPSGAHMIARSAERMGVPFEGNVTWPDESPPERPRPSEERED; this is translated from the coding sequence ATCCGCGCCGCGCTCGTGGTCGTGCTGGTGGTCGTCGGCTGTTTCTTCCTGACCGTCGGCACCGTCGGCCTGCTTCGGTTCCCCAACGTCTACAACCGGATGCACGCGACGAGCAAGCCGACGACGCTCGGGACGGCGGCCATCTTCCTCGCGGGGTTCGTCGGCTTCGGCCCCGGCGGGGACGGTCTCACCTCGCTCGTCGGCATCGCCTTCCTCTTCCTGACGGTGCCCTCGGGTGCGCACATGATCGCCCGGTCGGCCGAGCGGATGGGCGTCCCCTTCGAGGGGAACGTCACCTGGCCCGACGAGTCACCTCCCGAGCGCCCGCGGCCGAGCGAGGAGCGCGAGGACTGA